The following DNA comes from Oscillatoria sp. FACHB-1407.
TTCAACGATCAGGCGACGATACTTTTGCAGGCGATCGCTCTGGGTTCGTACACTCATCCCCTCTGCCACTTTGGTCACACAGGCTGGTTGCAGCTTAGCACTCCCCGCAATTTCGACCAGACACAAACGACAGGCACCAACTCTCGAAATCCCCTCCAGATAGCACAAGGTAGGAATATAAATTCCCGCAACGTGTGCGGCCTGAAGAATAGTTTCTGCTTCACGAGCAGTGATGAGTTGACCATCAATCGTGAGGGTTTTAACGGTCATCGCTGGTGCTGATAAAGGTTTTGATGAGACTAACGGATTAGCGTAAAACAGCCGCGATCGCCGCAGACTCAGTGGAACTGGTTTGAATCGTAGGACGAACAATATGAACCGAGCAGGGCGCATGATTAGCAACATAATGGCTGACGCTGCCCAGCAGCAGTTCTGTTAAACCTGAGTGGCCTCGATGCCCAATCACAATTAGATTTGCTTGCCATAATCGAGCAAAGTCACAAATGGCTTCGCCCGGTTCACCCAAACACTGGAAAAACTCAGCCGCAACCCCCTGAGCGATCGCATCATGGGTATAGGATTTCAAAATATTAATATCTGGGTTATCTGTGGCGGTCAGTCGATCGAAGTGCCAATGCCCTATATAACATTTGATAGCACTGTCTGTAGGTGTAGGGTATTCCTCTAAAGTTTCCAGTTCTGAATCAGGTACGGTGACAGACTCGTCCACAGGCAAAATATGGAGCAACCCCAACTGAGCCTGGGTCTGTTTAGCAATTGATATAGCCGTATTGACGACCCATCGACTCATGAGTGAAACATCAATCGCTACCAAAATTTTTTTAATCATCATATTGCCTCCATTATTCTTGATGATGGTTTGCCCGTGAAGAGTCTGAGGAGGAGGGTGCGGATTGAATTAACGCCAGATAATCCTCCCGAAAGTGCCGCAGGGTGCTGAAAACAGGGTTAGGTGCTGATTGTCCTAATCCACACAAGCTCGTATGTTTAACCATGTCACACAGTTCTTCGAGCAGCTCCAGATCCGTTGACGTTGCCTTCCCACTCCGAATCTTGGTAAGGAGCTGATGGAGTTGCACGGTTCCGACTCGACAGGGAATGCATTTGCCGCACGATTCATCTCGGCAAAATTCCATAAAATAACGCGCAACATCAACCATATTGGTTTGCTGATCCATCGCGATCATGCCGCCAGAACCCATGGCGGAACCGAGTTGAGCCAAAGATTCGTAATCCACTGGAGTATCAAACGCAGAGGCAGGAATGCAGCCACCCGAAGGACCACCCGTTTGTACTGCTTTGGCAGTTCCCCCGCCCGGTACACCACCTCCCATCTCTTCAACAATTTGTCGCAGAGAGGTGCCCATCGGTACTTCAATTAAACCTGTGTTGCGAAGGTGGCCTGTCAGAGCAAAAACTTTTGTGCCTTTGCTTTTCTCAGTGCCAATGCTAGCAAACCAGTCAGACCCATAGCGAATAATGGATGGGACATTGGCGAAGGTTTCAACGTTATTAATTAATGTCGGGAACCCCCATAACCCCCGTTCGGCTGGATAGGGTGGACGAGGGCTGGGAGTTCCCCGTTTGCCTTCAATGGATGCCATTAAAGCCGTTTCTTCACCACACACATAAGCCCCAGCCCCAGTGCGAAGATCAATCCGAAAGTCAAAGGGAGAATCAAAGATTTGGCTGCCTAACAGCCCTAACTGTTGGGCTTGCCGAATCGCCAGTTGGAGCCGCCGACTGGCTAGAGAATACTCTGCTCGGATGTAGATGTAGCCTTGAGTTGCACCGATCGCATAAGCGGCGATCGCCATCCCTTCTAACATGCGGTGTGGATCACTTTCCATCACACTCCGATCCATAAATGCACCCGGATCACCCTCATCGGCATTGCATACTACAAATTTGCGATCGGCGGTGACTGACAGTTCCCCCTTTGTCGTCGCCTTTGCTACCGTTGCCCACTTTAACCCAGTCGGGTATCCTGCTCCGCCTCGTCCCCGCAAACCACTACGGGTAATGGCATCAATTACCTGATGAGGCGTCATTTCGCGTAAGACCTGATGAAGTGACTGATACCCTCCCACTGCAATGTAAGATTCAATCCGTTCCGGGTCGATCACACCCGTATTTTCTAGAACGACCGACCGTTGACGGGTAAAAAACGGATGGGTCAAATCACCCCGTTGCAACGGTTCACACTTGGTTTTGGAGATGGAGGTTGGCTGTAAAGCAGCAACAATGGCTGAAGCTTGATCAGGCGTGACGGTTTCATATAACAACGATCGATCGGGTTGAGTTTTATCATCCACCGCAACCAGAGGGGCACGACAGCACAACCGCATGCAACCCACCCCAGATACCTTGACTTGATCTGCCATCCCTGCTGCAATGACGGCTGCTTGCAACTTCTCTCGAAGGATCAGTGAATCTGCTGCAACACAGCCTGCGGCGACACAACAGCGAATATGAACCGCCTTTTGAGTTTGACGTTCTTTTTCAGCAATGTCTAGCAGTTCTGGTAGATCCATAGCGATAGCAATTCGCGGCTTACAACAGTCAAACGTGAAAACGATTCGAGCTTTGAAGCGAAACCCTAGACCTCAGTGTCTATGCGCCTTGAGAGAGGTCTTAGGCGATCGCGCAGCAAACCTGGCGTTTGATAACCGTGCACTCGATCATCAATGACAACAATAGGCGCAAGACCACAGGTTCCTAGACAACGAGCCGTGGATATCGAAAATTGTTGATTAGCTGTCGTTTCACCAGCATGAAGATGAGCAAACTGTTCAACGGTAGACAAGAGCGCATCTGCTCCTTTGACGTAGCAGGCCGTGCCAGTGCAAACCACACAATGATGTACCCCTTTAGGCACCATAGAAAATAGGTGGTAAAACGTTGCTACGCCATATACTCGGCTGGGGGGCAACTTTAAGCTGTGGGCAATATACAACAGCAGATTAGTGTCTAGATAACCAAATAGATCTTGTGCAGAGTGCAAAATTTCAATCAGAGCGTCTTGTTGATACTGATAACGTTTTATTGCAGCGTCCAATATTCTGAAGCTTACATCCCCACTCGGATGTTTCATAAAACCATCCTGGATATGAGATAAAAGACGAAATTACTACACTAAACTCGTCAGGTTCTACCTTTAGAACATAGAGAAGAACTATAAGGATTGTGTGAAGGACATCAAAAACCTGAGCGTCAATTAGAACTATCGAATTTGTGCCTGTCCAATGACACTTAGGATAGGGCACTCAACAGGACTCAACAGATTTGTCAGGCAATCAGCCTCACAACTTCTTTAGTTTTTGTCTCTAAGCTGTAGAAGTCTAAACAAAATGAATGATTCCTCTCACAATTCGCTTATCTCACAAATCATTTAGAACCGCTATAGTTAACTTAAAAACACTTCTATCAATCAGAAGCAATAACCAAACTTAAAGAAAAAGATTTACTACGAAAATTTACTACAACGTTTTAATTACAGGAGATTAACATGAACTGTGTACAGTTTTTATCACCTGAAAAATCAAATAATAATATTGCTATTTTCCCTACTCACCCTCAAGGTCTAGTTTTTCTTGACCAACTATCAAAGCCTTCTGCTCCAACAATGGTTAGCATTCTTGCGCTTAACTCAGATTATTGGAGCATTTTACAAGATCACCCGTTAACCAAGCGTGAACTCGATGTTTTACGGTTAATTGTGGATGGATATACAAATGCGGCGATCGCCCAAAAACTGTATTTAAGCGTTGGGACGATCAAGACGCATGTTCGTAATATTCTCAGCAAATTCAATGTTCACGATCGCACACAAGCAGCCGTTATTGCTTTACGGGCTGGATTGGTGAACTAGTCCAGAGAAGTTTGAGGAATGATTGTAGGGTGTTCAAGGCATGACCGCTAAGAATATCTAGAGCAGCAGTGAGGGCAGAATTAACCATGGTGGCCAGTTATCGAGAGAAAATAATTACGCTGTGGGCAGTATTTCTGTTAGGAATACTGTTTCACACTCAATTGGGTTTAATGCCGTTATTTCATAACCTGAGTGTTGCGACTTCCGAAGCCCATGAAACGACAGATATTGCCTGGGTATTATGGCTCATGCTAGGTTTTTTTGTCATTCCAATGGGGCTGATAATTACAGCACTCTTCACTCACTCAAAACCCTACCGCAGGCTGCATTTCGGAGTCACTGTTGTCTACTCTCTTCTAAACTTTTTTCATATCGTTGCTGATCTATTAGTGCAACCGATCGCCTGGTATCAAATTGCCTTGATGATCATATTGTTTCTAATTGGAATCCTACTCAATATTGTTGCTTTTCAATGGATGCACAGCCGAGAGACTCATCGGCTTTTACAAGAACACTCAGTCCTGTAGGTCAATAAGTTCTAAAACCAGGCATTTGGGGAAACTCCCCCAACCCCCAAGTGGGGAGGTAGTGATGTTCCCACTTGGGGGGATTAAATCAGATCGGATATTAATTCCCTGGTGGGGGCGAACGGTCGTTCATCT
Coding sequences within:
- a CDS encoding response regulator transcription factor, whose amino-acid sequence is MVSILALNSDYWSILQDHPLTKRELDVLRLIVDGYTNAAIAQKLYLSVGTIKTHVRNILSKFNVHDRTQAAVIALRAGLVN
- a CDS encoding universal stress protein produces the protein MMIKKILVAIDVSLMSRWVVNTAISIAKQTQAQLGLLHILPVDESVTVPDSELETLEEYPTPTDSAIKCYIGHWHFDRLTATDNPDINILKSYTHDAIAQGVAAEFFQCLGEPGEAICDFARLWQANLIVIGHRGHSGLTELLLGSVSHYVANHAPCSVHIVRPTIQTSSTESAAIAAVLR
- the hoxE gene encoding bidirectional hydrogenase complex protein HoxE, with the translated sequence MKHPSGDVSFRILDAAIKRYQYQQDALIEILHSAQDLFGYLDTNLLLYIAHSLKLPPSRVYGVATFYHLFSMVPKGVHHCVVCTGTACYVKGADALLSTVEQFAHLHAGETTANQQFSISTARCLGTCGLAPIVVIDDRVHGYQTPGLLRDRLRPLSRRIDTEV
- the nuoF gene encoding NADH-quinone oxidoreductase subunit NuoF; amino-acid sequence: MDLPELLDIAEKERQTQKAVHIRCCVAAGCVAADSLILREKLQAAVIAAGMADQVKVSGVGCMRLCCRAPLVAVDDKTQPDRSLLYETVTPDQASAIVAALQPTSISKTKCEPLQRGDLTHPFFTRQRSVVLENTGVIDPERIESYIAVGGYQSLHQVLREMTPHQVIDAITRSGLRGRGGAGYPTGLKWATVAKATTKGELSVTADRKFVVCNADEGDPGAFMDRSVMESDPHRMLEGMAIAAYAIGATQGYIYIRAEYSLASRRLQLAIRQAQQLGLLGSQIFDSPFDFRIDLRTGAGAYVCGEETALMASIEGKRGTPSPRPPYPAERGLWGFPTLINNVETFANVPSIIRYGSDWFASIGTEKSKGTKVFALTGHLRNTGLIEVPMGTSLRQIVEEMGGGVPGGGTAKAVQTGGPSGGCIPASAFDTPVDYESLAQLGSAMGSGGMIAMDQQTNMVDVARYFMEFCRDESCGKCIPCRVGTVQLHQLLTKIRSGKATSTDLELLEELCDMVKHTSLCGLGQSAPNPVFSTLRHFREDYLALIQSAPSSSDSSRANHHQE